The Puntigrus tetrazona isolate hp1 chromosome 3, ASM1883169v1, whole genome shotgun sequence genome contains a region encoding:
- the LOC122333799 gene encoding choline transporter-like protein 2 — NVYAGEPRKFDPTFKGPIYNRGCTDILCCILFILALLGYFAVGILAWSQGDPRKVIYPTDSKGQFCGQVGSPLEKKPLLFYFNIMKCASPLVLLEFQCPTTQICVERCPNKFMTLVKALKNEEDREYYKQFCKEGVDMIRNAPEILKDGLCPSILTPSKNFTRRCLPALETLKGGVVVVGNKTAFTDDSGQNINATDLLEASKKSNVVVEARAVAMRIFEDYTQSWHWILLCLVIAVVLSLIFIVLLRFLAGVMVWVMILMVIIVVACGIAYCSIKYVNLKDTPGSNITLQQLGFQPDFSVYLHIRQTWLAFKPVRNHLKCTSGTLKTTLSDTPGSNITLQQLGFQPDFSVYLHIRQTWLAFIVFVFFSFRAVGYVMSSLFYPIFTFFLLTIVIAYWGITAVFLSTSSEPVYKVFNETVCSHARQTCNPENYTLSAMKTDCPQSECLFAFYGGETPYHKYLILLQFYNVFLFFWCANFVTALGQMTLAGAFASYYWAPNKPGDMPAFPLCSSLGRSLRYHTGSLAFGSLILAIVQVIRVLLEYIDHKLKGAENKFAKFLLCCLKCCFWCLEKCIKFINRNAYIMVAIYGKNFCRSARDAFFLLMRNVIRVVVLDKVTDFILFLGKLLIVGLVGIFAFFFFSGQTDAFKGAAPSLHYYWVPILVSDYK; from the exons aatgTCTACGCAGGTGAGCCAAGGAAATTTGACCCCACATTTAAAGGGCCGATTTATAACAG GGGCTGCACAGACATTCTCTGTTGTATCCTGTTCATCTTGGCCTTGCTGGGCTACTTTGCAGTCGGGATTCTGG CATGGTCTCAGGGCGACCCCCGGAAAGTGATTTACCCGACGGACAGTAAGGGTCAGTTTTGCGGACAGGTCGGCTCCCCACTCGA GAAGAAGCCCCTGCTGTTCTACTTCAACATCATGAAGTGTGCCAGTCCTCTGGTCCTGCTGGAGTTTCAGTGTCCCACCACTCAG ATCTGCGTGGAGAGATGTCCCAATAAATTCATGACTTTAGTGAAAGCTTTAAAAAACGAAGAAGACAGGGAATACTACAAGCAATTCTGCAAGGAGGGGGTTGACATGATCAGG AACGCTCCTGAAATCCTGAAGGATGGCTTGTGCCCTTCAATACTCACACCTAGCAAGAATT TCACACGGAGATGCTTGCCCGCTCTGGAGACCTTGAAAGGTGGCGTAGTTGTGGTTGGCAACAAAACCGCGTTCACAGATGATAGCggacaaaatataaatgcaacagATCTCCTTGAAGCCTCAAA GAAGTCCAATGTTGTGGTCGAGGCCCGGGCAGTAGCCATGAGGATCTTTGAGGACTATACTCAGTCCTGGCACTGGATACTCCT TTGTTTGGTGATCGCTGTGGTGCTGAGTCTGATCTTCATCGTTCTCCTGCGTTTTCTGGCTGGAGTCATGGTCTGGGTCATGATCCTCATGGTCATCATTGTCGTTGCCTGTG GCATTGCTTACTGCAGCATAAAGTACGTTAATCTGAAGGACACGCCTGGTTCTAACATCACCCTGCAGCAGCTGGGCTTCCAGCCTGATTTCTCCGTGTACCTGCACATCAGACAGACCTGGCTGGCCTTCA AGCCAGTGAGGAACCATCTCAAATGCACTAGCGGCACACTAAAAACTACCCTTAGC GACACGCCTGGTTCTAACATCACCCTGCAGCAGCTGGGCTTCCAGCCTGACTTCTCCGTGTACCTGCACATCAGACAGACCTGGCTGGCCTTCA tcgtgtttgttttcttctctttcaggGCTGTCGGTTATGTGATGTCTTCTCTGTTTTACCCTATTTTTACCTTCTTCCTCCTGACCATAGTCATCGCGTACTGGGGCATCACTGCAGT TTTCCTCTCTACCTCCAGTGAACCTGTTTATAAGGTTTTCAATGAAACCGTTTGTTCACATGCTAGACAAACCTGCAACCCTGAG AACTACACTCTCTCTGCTATGAAGACAGACTGTCCGCAGTCCGAGTGCCTGTTTGCTTTCTATGGTGGGGAAACACCATATCACAAATACCTGATCTTGCTCCAGTTCTACAACGTCTTCCTGTTCTTCTGGTGTGCAAACTTTGTCACTGCTCTGGGTCAGATGACTCTGGCTGGGGCGTTTGCATCCTACTACTGGGCTCCTAACAAACCCGGTGACATGCCTGCATTCCCGCTGTGTTCCTCTCTGGGCAGATCCCTCAG ATATCACACAGGCTCTCTGGCGTTCGGTTCTCTCATCCTCGCCATCGTCCAGGTTATAAGGGTTCTGCTGGAGTATATTGACCACAAACTCAAGG GAGCAGAGAATAAATTTGCCAAGTTCTTGTTGTGCTGTTTGAAATGCTGCTTCTGGTGCCTGGAGAAGTGCATCAAGTTCATAAACAGGAACGCGTATATTATG GTGGCCATATACGGTAAAAACTTCTGCCGGTCAGCACGTGATGCCTTCTTCCTCCTCATGAGAAATGTAATCAG GGTGGTAGTCCTGGATAAAGTCACTGATTTCATCTTATTCCTTGGAAAACTCCTTATCGTGGGGCTTGTGG GGATCttcgctttctttttcttctcaggACAGACAGATGCGTTTAAGGGCGCTGCACCCAGTCTCCATTACTACTGGGTTCCTATTTTGGTGAGTGACTATAAATGA